A window from Ignavibacteriota bacterium encodes these proteins:
- a CDS encoding TerC family protein yields the protein MLEWMMNPEAWIALLTLTALEIVLGIDNIIFISILVGKLPNAERNKARTIGLALAMITRILLLLSITWVMSLTKTLFTITEYDISGRDLILVIGGLFLLAKSTHEIHNSLEGTEEHHKNNAVSSFVSVIIQIAILDIVFSLDSVITAVGLAKDIEVMILAIIIAVIIMMVSAKSIGDFVDSHPTIKMLALSFLILVGVSLVGEGLDFHIPKGYIYFSMAFSVGVEMLNLKMKKNSEKKLKLLKNINV from the coding sequence ATGTTGGAATGGATGATGAATCCCGAAGCTTGGATTGCATTGTTAACTTTAACAGCTTTAGAGATTGTTTTGGGAATTGATAATATTATTTTCATCTCAATTTTGGTTGGAAAATTACCAAATGCCGAAAGAAACAAAGCCAGAACAATAGGTTTAGCTTTAGCAATGATAACCCGAATTTTATTGCTTCTTTCAATAACTTGGGTTATGAGTTTAACAAAAACACTTTTTACAATTACTGAATATGATATTTCCGGGAGAGATTTAATTTTAGTTATCGGAGGATTATTTCTGCTTGCAAAAAGTACTCACGAAATTCATAACAGTTTAGAAGGAACAGAAGAACATCATAAAAATAATGCAGTTTCAAGTTTTGTAAGTGTAATTATACAAATTGCAATTTTGGATATTGTTTTTTCTTTAGATTCTGTAATAACTGCGGTAGGATTGGCAAAAGATATTGAAGTTATGATTTTAGCAATAATAATTGCGGTAATAATAATGATGGTTTCTGCAAAATCAATTGGTGATTTTGTGGATTCTCATCCAACAATTAAAATGTTGGCTTTAAGTTTTCTAATACTTGTTGGAGTTTCTCTTGTTGGAGAAGGATTGGATTTTCATATTCCCAAAGGATATATTTATTTCTCAATGGCATTTTCTGTAGGCGTAGAAATGTTGAATTTGAAGATGAAGAAAAATTCCGAAAAGAAATTAAAATTATTGAAAAATATTAATGTTTAA
- a CDS encoding glutamine synthetase beta-grasp domain-containing protein, translating into MAKSRLEYIWLDGYQPTQKMRSKTKIVDNFDGTAEGAPIWAFDGSSTMQAPGGSSDLLLKPVRVFVDPARANAYLVIAEVLNPDKTPHPTNGRATINDDDHDFWFGFEQEYVLWDLDHHTPYGFPAPGYYPPPQGPFYCSVGAEYNVGRDIVEEHVDLCISAGINIEGINAEVMKGQWEYQIFAKGAKEAGDQLWAARYLMERIGEAHNIRINLDPKPVQGDWNGSGMHTNFSNSTLRTCGSKETYAKICEAFGTQEAIERHIAVYGADNHLRLTGKHETQSIDKFSYGVSDRGASIRIPIGTVESGYKGWLEDRRPASNADPYKVAAEIINTVKGVKL; encoded by the coding sequence ATGGCTAAATCGAGGTTAGAGTACATTTGGCTTGATGGATATCAACCAACACAAAAAATGAGAAGCAAAACCAAAATTGTAGATAATTTTGATGGAACTGCAGAAGGCGCACCAATTTGGGCTTTCGATGGTTCATCAACAATGCAAGCTCCGGGAGGTTCATCCGATTTATTATTAAAACCGGTTCGTGTTTTTGTTGATCCAGCAAGAGCAAATGCTTATTTGGTAATTGCAGAAGTTTTAAATCCAGATAAAACTCCTCATCCCACAAATGGAAGAGCTACAATCAATGATGATGATCATGATTTCTGGTTCGGTTTTGAACAAGAATATGTACTTTGGGATTTAGATCACCATACACCATATGGTTTCCCGGCTCCTGGATATTATCCTCCGCCTCAAGGTCCTTTCTATTGTTCAGTTGGCGCCGAATATAATGTGGGTCGTGATATTGTTGAAGAACATGTTGATCTTTGTATTTCTGCTGGAATTAACATCGAAGGTATTAATGCAGAAGTTATGAAAGGTCAATGGGAATACCAAATATTTGCAAAAGGAGCTAAAGAAGCCGGAGATCAACTTTGGGCCGCAAGATATTTAATGGAAAGAATTGGTGAAGCTCATAATATTAGAATTAACTTAGATCCAAAACCAGTACAGGGTGATTGGAATGGTTCCGGAATGCATACAAATTTTTCTAACTCCACTTTAAGAACTTGCGGAAGTAAAGAAACATATGCTAAAATTTGTGAAGCTTTTGGAACTCAAGAAGCAATTGAAAGACATATTGCTGTTTATGGTGCAGATAATCATTTACGATTAACCGGAAAACATGAAACTCAATCAATTGATAAATTTAGTTATGGTGTTTCCGATCGAGGTGCTTCAATTAGAATTCCAATTGGAACAGTTGAATCCGGTTATAAAGGTTGGTTGGAAGATAGAAGACCAGCCTCTAATGCAGATCCATATAAAGTTGCTGCAGAAATTATCAACACAGTTAAAGGTGTAAAATTATAA
- a CDS encoding Lrp/AsnC family transcriptional regulator: protein MLDAIDIKILNILQREGRTKRNVIAEQVNLSLPSLSERLKKLEEKGIIEGYYAKLNKKQFGFDLMAFITVYMKSSKKFHDLEEHVSQTPEILECHAILGEGSHLLKVILKGTDDLERLLAQIQSWPGVVRTVTSFVLSTVKETTIINI from the coding sequence ATGTTGGATGCAATAGACATTAAGATTTTAAATATTTTACAAAGAGAAGGAAGAACGAAAAGAAACGTAATTGCCGAGCAAGTAAATTTATCTTTGCCATCATTAAGTGAAAGACTGAAAAAATTAGAAGAAAAAGGAATTATAGAAGGATATTATGCAAAATTAAACAAAAAACAATTTGGTTTTGATTTGATGGCGTTTATTACAGTTTATATGAAATCTTCTAAAAAATTTCATGATTTGGAAGAGCACGTTTCACAAACTCCAGAAATTTTAGAATGCCATGCAATTTTAGGCGAAGGTTCACACTTATTGAAAGTAATTTTAAAGGGTACTGACGATTTAGAAAGACTACTTGCGCAAATTCAATCATGGCCCGGAGTTGTAAGAACAGTAACAAGTTTTGTATTATCAACAGTAAAAGAAACCACAATAATTAACATATAA
- a CDS encoding GHKL domain-containing protein — protein MNSLFGIIGIFAVFIIVAGIIYFLLKKNIFSQKLSEEINSEEKISANQNEKLKRLKLDNENLNKEIKFLEEKNRRLRLKIDQLKKVISHLEEQKNQLEKNESNLQELRIRKDETLAMVAHDIKNPASAIKNFVELLESYDLSAQEQNDILSGLVEISSRIVKLADEFSQVVAEEFVPMQINKAKTNFYQTIESVVKVNRVKASKKNIEIRLYQPKEELFVIADENKIKEVIDNYVGNAVKYCPENSKVEIVVNKEKNFVSFEVTDNGFGLTEEEILHAFEKGAKLSNKPTGNETSSGLGLWIVKKIVEEHNGKVWVKSKKGFGSTFAFSIPVE, from the coding sequence ATGAATTCATTATTTGGAATTATTGGAATATTTGCAGTATTTATTATTGTTGCGGGAATTATCTATTTTTTGTTAAAAAAGAACATTTTCTCACAAAAATTATCAGAAGAAATTAACTCCGAAGAAAAAATTTCTGCAAATCAAAATGAAAAACTTAAAAGATTGAAATTAGATAATGAGAATTTAAATAAAGAAATAAAGTTTCTTGAAGAGAAAAATAGAAGATTACGATTAAAAATTGATCAACTCAAAAAAGTTATTTCACATCTTGAAGAACAAAAAAATCAATTGGAAAAAAATGAATCAAATTTGCAAGAATTAAGAATTAGAAAAGATGAAACTCTTGCAATGGTTGCGCATGATATTAAAAATCCCGCATCAGCAATTAAAAATTTTGTGGAATTGTTAGAATCTTATGATTTATCAGCTCAAGAGCAAAATGATATTCTATCTGGACTTGTAGAAATTTCTTCTCGAATTGTAAAACTTGCAGATGAATTTTCTCAAGTTGTTGCGGAAGAATTTGTTCCGATGCAAATAAATAAAGCAAAAACAAATTTTTATCAAACAATTGAAAGTGTGGTAAAAGTTAATAGAGTTAAAGCAAGCAAGAAAAATATTGAAATTCGCTTATATCAGCCCAAAGAAGAATTATTTGTAATTGCCGATGAAAATAAAATTAAAGAAGTTATTGATAATTATGTGGGAAATGCCGTAAAATATTGCCCGGAAAACAGCAAAGTTGAAATTGTGGTAAATAAAGAAAAGAATTTTGTTTCTTTTGAAGTTACCGATAACGGATTTGGATTAACCGAAGAAGAAATTTTACATGCTTTTGAAAAGGGAGCAAAATTAAGTAATAAACCAACCGGAAATGAAACCAGTTCCGGTTTAGGTTTGTGGATTGTTAAAAAAATTGTTGAAGAGCATAATGGAAAAGTTTGGGTAAAAAGTAAAAAAGGTTTTGGATCTACCTTCGCATTTTCAATTCCAGTCGAATAA
- a CDS encoding T9SS type A sorting domain-containing protein translates to MLDGNSFDINKNFNGQNSNFYAKYYTSSETDIEFETKINKAWSVSGEVSGGFKIPVIGIGTEIKIKSQYGKGFSKKKFTSNTYKVSQNITASSDDYIYATIIDYDIWEYPVLTNDEILGYVLVVEPGQPQRSWFPSKSPQAADYIPNHEVGNILSYNNIAAPTENGSLQQVLKWNTSDQITLDGSPGFQYNWALENETQTIVTASNEVNFKISGEASFDNPFKFTPDVKVKGNYSTKSISTRTNKVKYKKGLDVHLGPIDLGIGETYYSVTPYAYWAKSGALVLDYAVDPRPSGISVPETWWQQKYNEKPDIALILPWRLDPEKGFSITEDKRQQTKDIIFNPEKPKPGEVINIKTRIRNFSLLNTNSIVDAKFYVGDPNNGGTLIESTDGKNIFSTDDYIPARSEKIISFNWQIPNGISTFPRIYVELDPENKIDEIHESNNIGWKVLQLFDATTDIEFEENLPIEFELSQNYPNPFNPSTTIKYSLPNVASSFSSSIKLIVYDLLGREVKILVNEKQKPGNYEIEFDGSNLSSGVYFYRLQTGDYVKTMKMIIMK, encoded by the coding sequence ATGCTTGATGGAAATAGCTTTGATATAAATAAAAATTTTAACGGACAAAATTCAAATTTCTATGCAAAATATTATACCTCAAGCGAAACCGATATTGAATTTGAAACAAAGATAAATAAAGCTTGGTCAGTAAGCGGTGAGGTTTCCGGAGGATTTAAAATTCCGGTTATTGGAATTGGAACGGAAATAAAAATTAAAAGCCAATATGGCAAAGGATTTTCTAAAAAGAAATTTACATCAAATACATATAAAGTAAGTCAGAATATAACAGCCAGCAGCGATGATTATATTTACGCAACAATAATTGATTATGATATTTGGGAATATCCGGTTTTAACAAATGATGAAATTCTAGGTTATGTTTTAGTTGTAGAACCCGGGCAACCGCAAAGATCGTGGTTCCCGAGCAAAAGTCCGCAAGCTGCAGATTATATTCCAAATCATGAAGTCGGAAATATTTTATCCTATAATAATATTGCGGCGCCAACCGAAAACGGAAGTTTGCAGCAAGTTCTAAAATGGAATACATCAGATCAAATTACATTGGATGGCTCGCCGGGATTTCAATATAATTGGGCATTAGAAAATGAAACCCAGACAATAGTTACAGCTTCAAATGAAGTAAACTTTAAAATTAGTGGAGAAGCAAGCTTTGATAATCCATTTAAATTTACACCTGATGTAAAAGTTAAAGGAAACTATTCCACCAAATCAATTTCAACTCGAACAAATAAAGTTAAATATAAAAAAGGTTTAGATGTTCATTTAGGACCAATAGATTTAGGGATAGGAGAAACATATTATTCCGTAACTCCTTATGCATATTGGGCAAAAAGCGGTGCGCTTGTTTTGGATTATGCAGTTGATCCAAGACCATCTGGAATAAGTGTTCCCGAAACATGGTGGCAGCAAAAATATAATGAAAAACCGGATATAGCATTAATCTTACCATGGAGATTGGATCCCGAAAAAGGATTTAGTATTACCGAAGATAAACGTCAACAAACGAAAGATATTATATTTAATCCCGAAAAACCTAAACCAGGAGAAGTAATAAATATTAAAACAAGAATTAGAAATTTTAGTTTGCTAAATACAAATTCAATTGTTGATGCAAAATTTTATGTTGGTGATCCCAATAACGGCGGAACATTAATAGAAAGTACGGATGGAAAAAATATTTTTTCTACAGATGATTATATTCCGGCAAGAAGTGAAAAAATAATAAGTTTTAATTGGCAAATTCCAAACGGAATTTCAACATTCCCAAGAATTTATGTTGAGTTAGATCCGGAAAATAAAATTGATGAAATTCACGAAAGTAATAATATTGGTTGGAAAGTATTGCAATTATTTGATGCAACCACGGATATAGAATTTGAAGAAAATTTGCCAATAGAATTTGAGTTAAGTCAGAATTATCCAAATCCGTTTAATCCAAGTACAACAATTAAATATTCATTACCAAATGTAGCCTCGAGCTTTAGCTCGAGCATAAAATTAATTGTTTACGATTTATTAGGAAGAGAAGTAAAAATATTGGTTAATGAAAAACAAAAACCCGGAAATTACGAAATTGAATTTGATGGAAGTAATTTATCAAGTGGAGTATATTTTTATAGATTGCAGACTGGAGATTATGTTAAAACAATGAAAATGATTATAATGAAATGA
- a CDS encoding T9SS type A sorting domain-containing protein produces MKTKIIIWFIFILLINSFIYSQNSKWINYTYGNRINEITTDNDTVWVATRGGLVKINQINGETIFFNRGNSGIQSNLILTIAIDSKGNKWVGSYDAGISMFDGKNWTLFNQDNSGLPSNYISEIKIDSKDTKWFVIPGFGIIKYDSSGWTNYTTSNSKLPSDWLTTLTIDGKENIWVWSNNSLYKFDGINWLIYDKNNSGLPFNSIDYLAIDKYDIKWIGNSYGGLAKFDDTSWTIISSPDSTYKYPLNSLVPDDSGNIWIADEFLTKFNGVNFTKYDTANVKEVVGLTIDKYNNKWWGYIDNVYKLDELNLSKYKTSNSPLLSNTINSIAIDNKKNKWIGTGNGIIKIEGTDWVLFNENNSELPLKGISSIAIDKFDKKWIGLYRNGLACFDEVSWNIFDDTNSDLPQGVIEIVIDKNGDKWALTWNELVKFDGYNWTIFDTSNTGLLQLEIALTFNIDKNNVKWIGTEFGGLVKFDDLDWTIYYKSFTDSPSDLIFAIAIDSLNNKWIGTNKGLAMFDGLNWIVYDMENSSLPCNNIYSITIDKDDNKWIGAENNLVKFDGSNWEVFNSSNSGLPTHEIQTIVIDEYNNKWIGTNGGGLVVFNENGITDIHDEYIIKKLPKDFELSQNYPNPFNPTTTIKYSIPQKVKSEKSNVKLVVFDILGREVKTLVNKNQKPGNYEITFDGSNLSSGVYFYRLQSGEFANTKKLILMK; encoded by the coding sequence ATGAAAACAAAAATAATTATTTGGTTTATTTTCATTTTACTTATAAATAGCTTTATTTATTCTCAAAATAGTAAATGGATAAATTATACATATGGAAATAGAATAAATGAAATAACAACTGATAATGATACTGTTTGGGTTGCAACTCGAGGTGGACTTGTAAAAATAAATCAAATAAACGGAGAAACCATTTTTTTTAATAGAGGGAATTCTGGTATACAAAGCAATTTAATTTTAACTATTGCAATTGACAGCAAAGGAAATAAATGGGTAGGATCGTATGATGCAGGTATTTCTATGTTTGATGGTAAAAATTGGACATTGTTCAATCAAGATAATTCCGGATTACCAAGTAATTATATTTCAGAAATTAAAATCGATAGCAAAGACACTAAATGGTTTGTAATACCAGGTTTTGGAATAATCAAATATGACAGTTCCGGTTGGACTAATTATACTACTTCTAATTCAAAATTACCAAGTGATTGGTTAACAACGCTTACAATAGATGGAAAAGAAAATATTTGGGTATGGAGTAATAATAGTCTATATAAATTTGATGGAATTAATTGGTTAATATATGATAAAAACAATTCGGGATTGCCTTTTAATAGTATTGACTATTTAGCAATTGACAAGTATGACATAAAATGGATTGGTAATTCATATGGAGGTTTAGCGAAATTTGATGATACAAGTTGGACTATTATTAGTTCTCCAGATTCTACATATAAATATCCTTTAAATTCTCTTGTACCAGATGATTCTGGAAATATTTGGATAGCAGATGAATTTTTAACAAAATTCAATGGCGTTAACTTTACAAAATATGATACAGCGAATGTAAAGGAAGTTGTTGGATTAACAATTGATAAATATAATAATAAATGGTGGGGTTATATTGATAATGTTTATAAATTAGATGAATTAAATTTGTCGAAATACAAAACAAGTAATTCTCCATTATTAAGTAATACAATAAACTCAATAGCAATTGATAATAAAAAGAACAAGTGGATAGGAACTGGAAATGGTATTATAAAAATTGAAGGCACAGATTGGGTTCTATTCAATGAAAATAATTCTGAGCTACCTTTAAAAGGAATAAGTTCAATTGCAATTGATAAATTTGATAAAAAATGGATTGGACTTTATAGGAATGGATTGGCATGTTTTGATGAAGTAAGCTGGAACATATTTGATGATACTAATTCCGATTTGCCTCAGGGTGTTATAGAAATAGTTATTGATAAAAATGGTGATAAATGGGCTTTAACCTGGAATGAACTCGTGAAATTTGACGGTTATAATTGGACAATTTTTGATACATCTAATACAGGGTTACTTCAGTTAGAAATTGCTCTAACATTTAATATTGATAAAAATAATGTAAAATGGATTGGAACCGAATTCGGAGGATTGGTAAAATTTGACGATTTAGACTGGACAATATATTATAAAAGTTTTACAGATTCACCTTCGGATCTTATATTTGCAATTGCTATAGATAGTTTAAATAACAAATGGATTGGTACAAATAAAGGATTAGCAATGTTTGATGGTTTAAATTGGATTGTTTACGACATGGAAAATTCATCTTTGCCGTGCAATAATATTTATTCAATAACAATTGATAAAGATGACAATAAATGGATAGGTGCAGAAAATAATTTAGTAAAATTTGATGGAAGTAATTGGGAAGTTTTTAATTCAAGTAATTCTGGTTTGCCGACTCATGAAATCCAAACAATAGTAATAGATGAATATAATAATAAATGGATTGGTACAAATGGTGGCGGTTTAGTTGTTTTTAATGAAAATGGAATAACAGATATACATGATGAATATATTATCAAAAAACTTCCTAAAGATTTTGAACTATCCCAAAATTATCCAAATCCGTTTAACCCAACAACAACAATTAAATATTCAATTCCGCAAAAAGTGAAAAGTGAAAAGTCCAACGTGAAATTAGTGGTTTTTGACATACTAGGAAGGGAAGTTAAAACATTGGTTAATAAAAACCAAAAACCCGGTAATTATGAAATCACCTTTGACGGAAGCAATTTATCAAGCGGAGTATATTTTTACAGATTGCAATCCGGAGAATTTGCAAATACCAAAAAACTTATATTAATGAAGTGA
- the sucC gene encoding ADP-forming succinate--CoA ligase subunit beta, producing the protein MKIHEYQAKEILRKFNVPVPEGKVVFSPEDAVVAAKELVGNIKVVKAQIHAGGRGKGGGVKVAKNLDEVKKYAKEIFGMNLITHQTGPQGKTVKRLLIEQGVNIDKEMYVGITLDRAQSKNVVMVSTEGGVEIEKVAAESPEKILKETIDPAIGMQQFQARKLAFGLGLEGVQHKNAVKFLLALYKAYDSTDASIAEINPLVVTKEGDVIALDAKMNFDDNALFRHKDIMEFRDFDEEEPLEIEASKFDLNYIKLDGNVGCMVNGAGLAMGTMDIIKLAGGEPANFLDVGGGANQETVANGFKIILSDPNVKAILINIFGGIVRCDRVAQGVINAVKEIKVEVPIVIRLEGTNAKEAGVLLANSKLNFEVATTLEDAAKKVTTVLKK; encoded by the coding sequence ATGAAAATTCATGAATATCAAGCAAAAGAAATTTTAAGAAAATTTAACGTTCCAGTTCCAGAAGGAAAAGTTGTTTTTTCTCCCGAAGATGCAGTTGTAGCCGCAAAAGAATTAGTCGGAAATATTAAAGTTGTAAAGGCTCAAATACACGCCGGCGGAAGAGGAAAAGGCGGCGGTGTAAAAGTTGCCAAAAATCTTGATGAAGTAAAAAAATATGCAAAAGAAATTTTCGGAATGAATTTAATTACACATCAAACCGGACCGCAAGGAAAAACCGTAAAACGTCTTTTAATTGAGCAAGGCGTAAATATTGATAAAGAAATGTATGTGGGAATTACTTTAGATCGAGCTCAATCTAAAAATGTTGTAATGGTTTCCACGGAAGGCGGAGTTGAAATTGAAAAAGTTGCAGCCGAATCTCCGGAAAAAATACTTAAAGAAACTATTGATCCCGCAATAGGAATGCAGCAATTTCAAGCTCGTAAATTGGCTTTCGGTTTGGGTTTGGAAGGAGTTCAACATAAAAACGCAGTAAAATTTTTATTGGCACTTTACAAAGCTTATGATTCAACAGATGCCTCTATTGCGGAAATAAATCCTTTAGTAGTTACAAAAGAAGGCGATGTAATTGCGCTTGATGCAAAAATGAATTTTGATGATAACGCACTTTTCCGTCATAAAGATATTATGGAATTTAGAGATTTTGATGAAGAAGAACCGCTTGAAATTGAAGCTTCAAAATTTGATTTGAATTATATTAAGTTAGATGGAAATGTTGGATGCATGGTAAATGGTGCCGGCCTTGCAATGGGAACAATGGATATAATAAAATTAGCTGGCGGTGAACCGGCAAACTTTTTGGATGTCGGCGGCGGTGCAAATCAAGAGACTGTGGCAAATGGATTTAAAATTATTTTAAGTGATCCGAATGTTAAAGCAATTTTAATAAATATTTTCGGCGGAATTGTACGCTGCGATAGAGTTGCTCAAGGTGTAATTAATGCCGTAAAAGAAATTAAAGTAGAAGTTCCGATTGTAATTAGATTGGAAGGTACAAATGCAAAAGAAGCCGGAGTTTTATTGGCAAATTCCAAATTAAATTTTGAAGTTGCCACAACTTTGGAAGATGCCGCAAAAAAAGTTACCACGGTTCTTAAAAAATAA
- a CDS encoding ABC transporter permease subunit codes for MIKLVHIELIKIFKKWRSYIGHFGILFMVSMVQINLYIYGENEVRHITRNLSDLFIISGNILNGNLIGHLILNAFFILFPLTIVLVAGEILAGEGTGGTYRLIITRPVSRLQIIVSKFFAGCIYILSIIVWMIFVSLVVSHIVFGNGELIVLSDGINIFAQDDILWRFALSYLHVFFSMLLVFTLSFLFSSLVENAIGPIIATMAILIFFVILSQIPVDFTKYIKPYLFTNYFMDWQKFFNYDFDWFVQIKSLGYLALHSVIFLILTSIIFIRKDILS; via the coding sequence CTGATAAAATTAGTGCATATAGAACTTATTAAAATTTTTAAGAAGTGGCGTTCTTACATTGGTCACTTTGGAATTTTATTTATGGTTTCGATGGTTCAAATCAATCTTTACATTTATGGCGAAAATGAAGTAAGACATATCACCAGAAATTTAAGTGATTTGTTTATCATCTCCGGAAATATTTTAAATGGAAATTTAATCGGTCATTTAATTCTAAATGCATTTTTTATTTTATTTCCACTTACAATTGTTTTGGTTGCCGGTGAAATTCTTGCCGGAGAAGGAACCGGCGGAACTTACAGATTAATTATTACTCGTCCGGTTTCGAGATTACAAATTATAGTTTCAAAATTTTTTGCAGGATGTATTTATATTTTATCAATTATAGTTTGGATGATTTTTGTTAGTTTAGTTGTAAGCCATATTGTATTTGGCAACGGTGAATTAATTGTTCTTTCTGATGGTATAAATATTTTTGCACAAGATGATATTTTATGGAGATTTGCTTTAAGTTATTTGCACGTATTTTTCAGTATGCTTCTTGTTTTTACATTATCGTTTTTATTTTCATCATTGGTGGAAAACGCAATTGGACCAATAATTGCAACGATGGCAATTTTAATTTTCTTCGTTATTCTTTCTCAAATTCCGGTTGATTTCACTAAATATATTAAGCCATATTTATTCACAAATTACTTTATGGATTGGCAAAAATTTTTCAATTATGATTTTGATTGGTTTGTACAAATTAAATCTTTGGGATATCTTGCTTTACATTCTGTAATATTTTTAATTCTAACTTCAATAATTTTTATAAGAAAAGATATTTTATCATGA
- a CDS encoding ABC transporter ATP-binding protein encodes MNSEKVIEISNLTKKFKNLTAVNNLNLNVYKGDVFGFLGPNGAGKSTTIRMLLTLIKPTSGNIKIFGKDLAQHRKEILAKVGAIVEKPDFYLYLSAYKNLEILGKMSGISISKKNIMEILELVGLDKRYNSKVKTFSHGMKQRLGIAQTLLHNPELIILDEPTTGLDPQGMKEIRDLIIFLSKEKGKTIFLSSHILREIELIANRMVIINKGKNIIEGDVKGLLINDKHEVEINFKSEVNVEEILSKSVFSNNTSNILNSQLKINLAEDKIPHLIKFLVEKNVEIFSVERKNSLEDYFLKITEEK; translated from the coding sequence ATGAATTCTGAAAAAGTTATAGAAATTTCCAACTTAACGAAAAAGTTTAAAAATCTTACAGCGGTAAATAACCTAAACCTCAATGTTTATAAGGGTGATGTGTTTGGTTTTCTTGGTCCAAACGGCGCCGGAAAAAGTACAACAATCAGAATGCTTCTCACATTAATTAAACCAACTTCCGGTAATATTAAAATTTTTGGAAAAGATTTAGCTCAGCACAGAAAAGAAATTTTAGCAAAAGTCGGTGCAATTGTAGAAAAACCGGATTTTTATTTATACTTAAGCGCATATAAAAATTTGGAAATTTTAGGAAAAATGTCCGGCATAAGTATTTCCAAAAAAAATATTATGGAAATTCTTGAGTTAGTCGGTTTAGATAAAAGATACAATAGCAAAGTAAAAACTTTTTCTCACGGAATGAAACAACGATTGGGAATTGCTCAAACACTTTTGCATAATCCGGAATTAATTATTTTGGATGAACCTACAACCGGACTTGATCCGCAAGGCATGAAAGAAATCCGTGATTTAATTATTTTCCTTAGCAAAGAAAAAGGCAAAACAATTTTTCTATCTTCGCACATTTTACGCGAGATTGAATTAATTGCCAATAGAATGGTTATTATAAATAAAGGAAAAAATATTATTGAAGGTGATGTAAAAGGACTTTTAATTAATGATAAACATGAAGTTGAAATAAATTTTAAAAGTGAAGTTAATGTTGAAGAAATTTTATCCAAATCAGTATTTTCAAATAACACTTCCAACATTTTAAATTCACAACTGAAAATAAATCTTGCCGAAGATAAAATTCCTCATTTAATAAAATTTTTAGTTGAAAAAAATGTTGAAATATTTTCCGTGGAAAGAAAAAATTCATTAGAAGATTATTTTTTAAAAATTACAGAAGAAAAATAA
- a CDS encoding aminoglycoside 6-adenylyltransferase — translation MHKSFVNNVIDKIKNDENVLGLALGGSWITNEIDEFSDLDFVLVTKNKIAPNKELITNYAQKFGNLLNAFIGEHVGENRLLICLYDEPLLHVDIKFITPDEFYQRVENPIVVWERENILSNIIANSEPIFPYPNFQWIEDRFWIWIHYVSSKIGRGEFFETLDAINFLRTNVIAQLLQIKNNKLPKGLRKAEKFFTTKDLENLKLTISDYDENSLIKSLEQIIFLYQDLRIQIFPQEINLQTQTEIRAMEYFNEIINRN, via the coding sequence ATGCACAAAAGTTTTGTAAATAATGTAATTGATAAAATTAAAAACGATGAAAATGTTTTGGGATTAGCACTCGGCGGTTCTTGGATCACAAATGAAATTGATGAATTTTCCGATCTCGATTTTGTTTTAGTTACAAAAAATAAAATAGCTCCAAATAAAGAATTGATAACAAATTATGCACAAAAATTTGGAAATTTGTTAAATGCTTTTATCGGTGAACATGTTGGAGAAAATCGACTTTTAATTTGCCTATATGATGAACCACTTCTGCATGTTGATATAAAATTTATTACTCCCGATGAATTTTATCAAAGAGTTGAAAATCCAATTGTGGTTTGGGAAAGAGAAAATATATTATCTAATATTATCGCAAATTCCGAACCGATATTTCCTTATCCAAATTTTCAATGGATTGAAGACCGCTTCTGGATTTGGATTCATTACGTTTCTTCAAAAATTGGAAGAGGTGAATTTTTTGAAACTTTAGATGCAATTAATTTTCTACGGACAAATGTTATTGCTCAATTACTGCAGATTAAAAACAATAAATTGCCAAAAGGTTTACGAAAAGCTGAAAAGTTTTTCACAACTAAAGATTTGGAAAATTTGAAATTAACAATTTCTGATTATGATGAAAACTCGTTAATCAAAAGTTTGGAACAAATAATTTTTTTATATCAAGATTTACGAATTCAAATTTTTCCACAAGAAATAAACTTGCAAACTCAAACTGAAATACGAGCAATGGAATATTTTAACGAAATTATAAATCGAAATTAA